The genomic DNA CCAGTTTCCCCATCTCTAATGTGGAAACTAGTGCTTGGTGAGCCATGAGGCACAAAATGGCCGCCGTGCATCACCAAACCGAGGTGGTGTCTACTGCTAGACGGTGGTGGTGGATGACATGACGTcatagagttggatagagggcACATATTTGCTTCTCAACCAGCCCTTTGTGTGACCTCTATCCACCTCTATGGGTGGTTTTCAGCAGTTGGCCCTGTGAATCAGGGATGTAATTCATTCCTCCGATTCTGTTTGTCGAAATGCTTCTGaaacagaagcaaacggaacgaaacTGGGaggggacctacctgaatttgtcccgATAGAAACTCATATTATTTTTGCTGCTTATAAAATGGTAAACGGTTTTCCATAATGAACACACCCCAGGTGAAGAACTAGTAGTGATGTTTAGTgatgacagggggacaggggaacACATACATAGGTCACATGCATCTAGAGGacgtgtacacacagacacactatggGGACAGGACTAAAGGAGCGTCGGCTGTGGTTTACTAGGGGGGACACGAATTAAGGACGGACATGGACAGGAAGTCACTCCGGATGACTTCAAGGTAAAACGCCTTCGGAAACAACCAGCTTTAACCAATGGCTGTACTGGAAAGACCGTATCGCCCGTCCACAGACTCAAGAGATACAACGTAAAACTAAAAAGAGGGGAAAACCCAGCGTCAGACACCAAGTCTCAAAAGAAAGAGCACATGTCAACACCCATTTGTTTTCCTATGAAGAGGTATGAAGATATAAGAGAGCTCTTCAAGGGTTAACTGGGCCAAACCCAGCCTCTATACTTCCTTATTGAGACCTGAGGATGCAGTGATGAAGTCTGGTTCAAGGAGAAGTACAAGAGGTCAAGTCTTCTACTACCAAATGGTTAGCAGCACTGGCCCAGTCTTCTATTACCAAATGGTTAGCAGCACTGGCCCAGTCTTGTACTACCAAATGGTTAGCAGCACTGGCCCAGTCTTGTACTACCAAATGGTTAGCAGCACTGGCCCAGTCTTGTACTACCAAATGGTTAGCAGCACTGGCCCAGTCTTCTACTACCAAATGGTTAGCAGCACTGGCCCAGTCTTGTACTACCAAATGGTTAGCAGCACTGGCCCAGTCTTGTACTACCTAAATGGTTAGCAGCACTGGCCCAGTCTTGTACTACCAAATGGTTAGCACCACTGGCCCAGTCTTGTACTACCAAATGGTTAGCACCACTGGCCCAGTCTTCTACTACCAAATGGTTAGCAGCACTGGCCCAGTCTTGTACTACCAAATGGTTAGCACCACTGGCCCAGTCTCATACTACCAAATGGTTAGCACCACTGGCCCAGTCTCATACTACCAAATGGTTAGCACCACTGGCCCAGTCTTCTACTACCAAATGGTTAGCAGCACTTGCCCAGTCTTGTACTACCAAATGGTTAGCACCACTGGCCCAGTCTTCTACTACCAAATGGTTAGCAGCACTGGCCCAGTCGTGTACTACCAAATGGTTAGCACCACTGGCCCAGTCTCATACTGCCAAATGGTTAGCACCACTGGCCCAGTCTCATAATACCAAATGGTTAGCACCACAGGCTCAGTCTTGTACTACCAAATGGTTAGCACCACTGGCCCAGTCTTGTACTACCAAATGGTTAGCACCACTGGCCCAGTCTTGTACTACCAAATGGTTAGCAGCACTGGACCAGTcttagggttccatttgacatgCAGAATAGACTAACCATAGTTTACATCAGAATTAGAGACGGACAAAATGTCTTGTTTTTCATCTGTGATCTGTCAGACTAAACACCTGTTTTGAATACAATCTATTACATTTAAAAAAGCCAGGCTGCCAAAATGACCTTTGCGATGGTATTTCGACCCTCGAAGGTAAAACACCTTCAGGGTTCGGAGGGGCATACTGTAGTAGAGTGTGTACTAGAAAGTGTGCACTTACAAAGGGTggaggggatagtgtgtactAGAAAGTGTGCACTTACAGAGGGTGGAGGGGATTCCCTGCCAATCAGAGGCGTGTTCTCACACCTGGGGGTCTGAAAGTTTGCGTTCTGGGTCCTGCGTCACAAACGAGAGGTTACTGAGGTCACTTCCTGGTTACTGAGGTCACTTCCTGGTTATTGTTGTCACTTCCTGGTTACTGAGGTCACTTCCTGGTTATTGTTGTCACTTCCTGGTTACTGTTGTCACTTCCTGCACTACAGTCCTCCCTACAACAACTAGATTGCGTCCCAATGATCTCTCCTTTCTCccgaagtgtgcacttgttcacttcccttcatgtATATGACTGGAATACGGAAACTCCATCTAGTATCCATGCCAACATCAATCAAATGCTTTTTACAATGGTGGGGAGtggtgaatgagtgcacacttcaaGAGGAAGGAGAGATCGTTGGGACTTAGCCTCAGACCCTCAGTATGTGGTCGGCGTCCACATCAACAGCACCTTGTCTGCTATATTATTCTCCTGGCGGTAGATGCTTAAAGGGTTGGGCCGGTAACCAAAaggttgatgtgcccttgagcaaagcactgaACCCTGGTTTGCTCCTGGGGTGCCGTACTACTCTGGCCGaccatgtaaaacaacacatttccctgcacctatccggtgataatcttcttctttttttaaatacataatgtattgttttgtatgtagtTGTATCAGTGGTATACTTAATGGAATACATTAATGCATAACTTAAACTTACGTTGACTAGTTGAAAAGGTATGCAGGCCTGTTACTGGACTAGTTGAAAAGGTATGCAGGCCTGTTACTGGACTAGTTGAAAAGGTATGCAGGCCTGTTACTGGACTAGTTGAAAAGGTATGCAGGCCTGTTACTGGACTAGTTGAAAAGGTATGCAGGCCTGTTACTGGACTAGTTGAAAAGGTATGCAGGCCTGTTACTGGACTAGTTGAAAAGGTATGCAGGCCTGTTACTGGACTAGTTGAAAAGGTATGCAGGCCTATTACGTTGACTAGTTGAAAAGGTATGCAGGCCTGTTACTGGACAAGTTGAAAAGGTATGCAGGCCTGTTACTGGACTAGTTGAAAAGGTATGCAGGCCTGTTACTGGACTAGTTGAAAAGGTATGCAGGCCTGTTACTGGACTAGTTGAAAAGGTATGCAGGCCTGTTACGTTGACTAGTTGAAAAGGTATGCAGGCCTGTTACGTTGACTAGTTGAAAAGGTATGCAGGCCTGTTACTTGACTAGTTGAAAAGCTATGCAGGCCTGTTACTTGACTAGTTGAAAGGTATGCAGGCCTGTTACTTGATTAGTTGAAAGGTATGCAGGCCTGTTACTTGACTAGTTGAAAAGCTATGCAGGCCTATTATGTTGACTAGTTGAAAGGTATGCAGGCCTGTTACTTGACTAGTTGAAAAGGTATGCAGGCCTGTTACTTAACTAGTTGAAAAGCTATGCAGGCCTATTATGTTGACTAGTTGAAAGGTATGCAGGCCTGTTACTTGACTAGTTGAAAAGCTATGCAGGCCTATTACGTTGACTAGTTTAAAAGGTATGCAGGCCTATTACGTTGACTAGTTGAAAAGCTATGCAGGCCTATTACGTTGACTAGTTGAAAGGTATGCAGGCCTATTACGTTGACTAGTTGAAAAGCTATGCAGGCCTGTTACTTGACTAGTTGAAAGGTATGCAGGCCTGTTACTTGACTAGTTGAAAGGTATGCAGGCCTGTTACTTGACTAGTTGAAAAGGTATGCAGGCCTATTACGTTGACTAGTTGAAAGGTATGCAGGCCTATTACTTTGACTATTTGAAAAGCTATGCAGGCCTATTACGTTGACTAGTTGAAAGGTATGCAGGCCTATTACTTTGACTAGTTGAAAAGGTATGCAGGCCTATTACGTTGACTAGTTGAAAAGGTATGCAGGCCTGCTACTTGACTAGTTGAAAGGTATGCAGGCCTATTACGTTGACTAGTTGAAAGGTATGCAGGCCTGTTACTTGACTATTTGAAAGTTATGCAGGCCTATTACGTTGACTAGTTGAAAGGTATGCAGGCCTGTTACGTTGACTAGTTGAAAAGGTATGCAGGCCTATTACGTTGACTAGTTGAAAAGGTATGCAGGCCTATTACGTTGACTAGTTGAAAAGGTATGCAGGCCTATTACGTTGACTAGTTGAAAAGGTATGCAGGCCTGTTACGTTGACTAGTTGAAAAGCTATGCAGGCCTATTACATTGACTAGTTGAAAGGTATGCAGGCCTATTACGTTGACTAGTTGAAAGGTATGCAGGCCTATTACGTTGACTAGTTGAAAAGCTATGCAGGCCTATTACGTTGACTAGTTGAAAAGCTATGCAGGCCTGTTACTTGACTAGTTGAAAAGGTATGCAGGCCTATTACGTTGACTAGTTGAAAGGTATGCAGGCCTATTACGTTGACTAGTTGAAAAGCTATGCAGGCCTATTACGTTGACTAGTTGAAAAGCTATGCAGGCCTGTTACTTGACTAGTTGAAAAGGTATGCAGGCCTATTACGTTGACTAGTTGAAAGGTATGCAGGCCTGTTACGTTGACTAGTTGAAAAGCTATGCAGGCCTATTACGTTGACTAGTTGAAAAGGTATGCAGGCCTATTACTTGACTAGTTGAAAGGTATGCAGGCCTATTACGTTGACTAGTTGAAAGGTATGCAGGCCTATTACGTTGACTAGTTGAAAAGCTATGCAGGCCTATTACGTTGACTAGTTGAAAAGCTATGCAGGCCTGTTACTTGACTAGTTGAAAAGGTATGCAGGCCTATTACGTTGACTAGTTGAAAGGTATGCAGGCCTATTACGTTGACTAGTTGAAAAGCTATGCAGGCCTATTACGTTGACTAGTTGAAAAGCTATGCAGGCCTGTTACTTGACTAGTTGAAAAGGTATGCAGGCCTATTACGTTGACTAGTTGAAAGGTATGCAGGCCTGTTACGTTGACTAGTTGAAAAGCTATGCAGGCCTATTACGTTGACTAGTTGAAAAGGTATGCAGGCCTATTACTTGACTAGTTGAAAAGGTATGCAGGCCTATTACTTGACTAGTTGAAAAGGTATGCAGGCCTATTACGTTGACTAGTTGAAAGGTATGCAGGCCTATTACGTTGACTAGTTGAAAAGCTATGCAGGCCTATTACGTTGACTAGTTGAAAGGTATGCAGGCCTATTACGTTGACTAGTTGAAAGGTATGCAGGCCTATTAAGTTGACTAGTTGAAAAGGTATGCAGGCCTATTACGTTGACTAGTTGAAAAGCTATGCAGGCCTATTACGTTGACTAGTTGAAAGGTATGCAGGCCTGTTACTTGACTAGTTGAAAGGTATGCAGGCCTATTACGTTGACTAGTTGAAAAGCTATGCAGGCCTATTACGTTGACTAGTTGAAAGGTATGCAGGCCTGTTACTTGACTAGTTGAAAAGGTATGCAGGCCTATTACGTTGACTAGTTGAAAAGCTATGCAGGCCTGTTACTTGACTAGTTGAAAAGCTATGCAGGCCTGTTACGTTGACTAGTTGAAAAGGTATGCAGGCCTATTACGTTGACTAGTTGAAAGGTATGCAGGCCTATTACGTTGACTAGTTGAAAAGGTATGCAGGCCTATTACGTTGACTAGTTGAAAGGTATGCAGGCCTATTACGTTGACTAGTTGAAAAGCTATGCAGGCCTATTACATTGACTAGTTGAAAAGCTATGCAGGCCTATTACTTTGACTAGTTGAAAGGTATGCAGGCCTATTACGTTGACTAGTTGAAAAGCTATGCAGGCCTATTACGTTGACTAGTTGAAAGGTATGCAGGCCTGTTACGTTGACTAGTTGAAAGGTATGCAGGCCTGTTACTTGACTAGTTGAAAGGTATGCAGGCCTGTTACGTTGACTAGTTGAAAGGTATGTAGACCTGTTACGTTGACTAGTTGAAAGGTATGCAGGCCTGTTACGTTGACTAGTTGAAAGGTATGTAGACCTGTTACGTTGACTAGTTGAAAGGTATGCAGGCCTGTTACTGGACTAGTTGAAAGGTATGCAGGCCTATTACGTTGACTAGTTGAAAAGGTATGCAGGCCTATTACGTTGACTGAAGTGCGTTCTTGAAGTGGACGAGGAGGAGAAACATGTACTGCAGTCATCATGTGTGTAGATGAAGGGTGTAACACTACTGGGTATCATCATGCTGACCATGATCTGTAACATGGTCCTTATCAGTGACACGAAGACATAGGGACTCTTtactgaataaaacaaacttaggctACTTTATATACGTTTGTGAGTGTATCGGTCTTCAATGTGGCAGCCTGGTGGTTAAATATTACAATAGTATCAACGTTTGTCTGAGTCCATGCAGGCTCAAATGATCAGTGATGGGACTAGATAGCATGAGCTAGCGGCTAGCAGGCTAACTCACACCCTTTAGCTGTAGCTTTACGGTAGGTCGATACCAGTCAATGGCAATTGCGTGGCTAATTGGTAGCAGGCAATAGCTAACTTGTATGGCAGGCAGGCAATGTGTAAAAGCTAACTTAGATATGGCTAGCAGGCTTACTCACATGTAGCCTAATGTATATCACTGAGCAGGCAGTGTAGCTTCACTTGGGTAACTGATAGCTAACTGATAGCAGGCAGTGTTTTGTTTATGCTAGCAGGCTAACTCACTCGCTAGCTAGCGATAATGTATGGCAGAGGCAATGGCGATCGCGTGGCTAACTTGAGCTTGTATAGCAGGCAGTGTGTCGATTCTGCTAGCGGTGCTAACTGACATGTGGCTAGCAGGCTAACTCACTCGCTAGCTACAATAATCTATGGCAGGCAATGTAGATCGCGTGGCTAGCTTGTGTAGCAGGCAGTGTTTTGTTTCAGCTAGCGGCTACCGGTGGGGTGCTAACTCACATGTACTCAGTGACAGGGGCATTGCTGACAGTGTGGGCCGTAGCAGGGATGCTAGCTTCGCTGCCGTAGCTGCTACCACAGCTGTAGAGGCTGGGCATGTGCACGCGGTACAGGTTATCATGAGGACCCGCCCCCCGAATGCCTTGGGCAGCAGACTCGTCTTCTCCATCCTCATCATCCGTCCTTCATTGGCCAGGGCCAAGGGGAGGGGCCGGGCCAAGGGGAGGGGCCGGGCGAGGGGAGGGGCCGGGCGAGGggaaggaggggtgaggggagacagacagtgagagtgagaacagaggagagaggagctgataGAGGGTCAACTCAGACTCATAGGACCCTTGAAGGAGGATAATACACCCCTCAACcgacagatctaggatcagcttcccctcccacAAACCTGACCTTTTACCATTAAATGAGGAAAATtaaaaactgacccaagatcagggACTAGGGGCCAAGTCCACACTAAACCACCTAATTCCCTTGTATTGGCATTGGTGCAACAGAGAGACGCCAGGCAAGAATAACCCCAaaacacccccaccaccatcaaCCCCCAggcaccacaccaccccaccacaAAGCACAGGTGCACACGAGGTTCACAGAACACTGTCTTGGGGTCAAAGATCAGAAGTCAGGAGTCAGATTTGTTCCATTTCAGCCAATTGTAGAAGGAACCAGATCATGCAGTTTTCAGCATCATCCTCACCGTCATCAGTAGCAGCTTTGTCTCAGCAGCAGAGGGATACAgcaagaggacaggagagaagctTAGAGCTTATTTACAAAGGAATCATCGGAATCGATTCCCCTGAACGGCAGCCAATGACTGACTCCCCATAATGAGCAATCATTTCAAGCCATTTGATTCATTCATTTCAAGCAATTTGATTCATTTCAAGCCATTTGATTCATTCCTTTTCAAGCCATTTGATTCATTCATTTCAAGCCATTTGATTCATTTCAAGCCATTTGATTCATTTCAAGCCATTTGATTCATTCCTTTTCAAGCCATTTGATTCATTCATTTCAAGCCATTTGATTCATTCATTTCAAGCCATTTGATTCATTCATTTCAAGCCATTTGATTCATTCCTTTTCAAGCCATTTGATGTATTAATTTCAAGCCATTTGATTCATTCGTTTCAAGCCATTTGATTCATTCATTTCAATCACACTTCAGGAggaagtggggcggcaggtagcctagtggttagagcgttgggccagtaaagcgagaggttgctggatcgaatccccgagctgacaaggtaaaaatctgtcgttctgcccctgaacaaggcaccgttcctagaccatcgttgtaaataagaatttgttcttacctgccttgcctagttaaataaaggatacatTTAAAAAAGCAATTTGATTCATTCATTTCAGGTTATTTGATTCATTCATTTCAGGTTATTTGATTCATGCATCTGAAATCTTGAGTGCACCATAAAAATGTAAATTCATACAAAATGTCACAAAGAAAACTAAAATCAGGTCAAAATGGCCGCTGGTGGTGAACCATTTTCTGCTGTGACATACAATGATCAATAAAAAAACAATCGTCTGCGAAAAATAATGAAACAATCAGATAGGACGTGTGCTTATTGGGAAGGTAGTGGAGTGCAGGTCAACTACACAGGGTATAAAACATGTTTGTAGAACTTTAGATCGGTCCGTAGATTGCACGGGCAGTGAAGAGGAAAGCACTGGTTCGCCGAGAGGCTTCAACTGTTATCTCTTCACACCACCAGGGGGCAGCAGTGCTATTTCAGAATAGGTTCTAATGCTGCCACACTCGCATATAAAGCTGCCCAAAActcatccacacagacagagccCAAACGCAGGACTGTTCCTACCCGAAGCACTCTGCCAAGGCCTCTCTTCTCGATGATAGAAACACAGGAGGAGGTCGACGAGGGACACACAGAATCTCTGCCGCTACAGAGATGTCAATTGAGAAGTCCAATGTATTTAGTACAAAATATATTACGCCAAGGGCCAAAACCGTCAATGACCCTTTAATCTATATATGATATGATCTGTGTTCCCATCAACTGTTACTGAGGATTCCATCGTCCCATTCCGAGTCACAGGTTTTTACAAATCAGAACATTGGTAGGAGAAAGGAGGACGAGGAAGAGGAGAcgaaacagaaggagagatgaggggggacACAAAATAATGGTGTTGACACAATTAGAAGATGTGAAATAAAACTGAGAGACGGgcgcatacagacagacagacgagagagtctgatagacagacagatgcaCTATACTAAACATGAAGGctgtgtacagtagtagtagtagtagtagtagtagtagtagtagtagtagcagcagcagtggtattagtagcagtagtagtaagaTCTGATCAACGTCTTAGCAGGGAAGAGGCCAGATGTGTGTTAAGGtgttgtgtgtgttcaggtgtttgtgttgtgtgttgtgtgtgttcaggtgtttgtgttgtgtgttgtgtgtgttcaggtgtttgtgttgtgtgttcaggtgtgtgttcaggtgtttgtgttgtgtgtgttcaggtgtgtgttgtgtgtgttcaggtgtgtgttgtgtgttgtgtgtgttcaggtgtttgtgttgtgtgtgttcaggtgtatGTTCAGGTGTGTTACCTCTTGCTCTGCCAGGTGTGTGGCACACTGCAGACGATGGAGGAGAACATGAGAGCTGTGACGAAGGAGAACAGCACCAGGTAGATCAGCCCCTCCACTCCATCATAACACAACCCTGTTAGAGCCTGGACATAGTCCTGGAACACAATATAACACCACCCTGTTAGAGCCTGGACATAGTCCTGGAACACAACAATATAACACCACCCTGTTAGAGCCTGGACATAGTCCTGGAACACAATATAACACCACCCTGTTAGAGCCTGGACATAGTCCTGGAACACAACAATATAACACCACCCTGTTAGAGCCTGGACATAGTCCTGGAACACAACAATATAACACCACCCTGTTAGAGCCTGGACATAGCCCTGGAACACAATATAACACCACCCTGTTAGAGCCTGGTCATAGTCCTGGAACACAATATAACACCAccccagagaagaagagagaagataagagaagaagaggataagagaagaggagaagagaagcatagaggagaggagaagagaagagaggagaggaaacgagaagagaggagaggataagagaagagaggagaggataagagaagaggagaagagaagcatagaggagaggagaagaatagagaagagaagcagagaggataagagaagagaggagaggataagagaggagaggataagagaagagaggagaggataagagaagagaagagaagaagagaagagaagagaagagaagagaagaggagaggagaggagaggagaagagaggataagagaagagaggagaggaaaagagaagagaagaggagaagagatgaagagaggagagagaagcgggagtgagtcatattgtcatattgagGGTTGTTGTCAGTTGTTTGATTTGAGGAAAGAGACAGCCTGGTGGCTTGAGATCTCCCTGGTAACAACTCTTACTAGTCACGACAACACCGTTTGAAAACGGTTGAATCAAGGTGTAAAGGAGGTGGGATTTAACAGGTTTTCTCTTTCTGGACTTCAAGAAGAGGAAAATCACTGTCATTATCATGAAGGGTGAGGGGAgaaaaatagacagagagagagagacagagagacagacagacagagagacagacagagagacagacagagatagagacagcgagagagagggagacagcgagagagagagacagagagagcgagggagggagggagacagagagagacagagagacagagacggagagacggagagacagacagagagacagcaagagagagagagacagcaagagagagagacagcgagagagagagacagcgagagagagacagtgagagagagagacagcgagagagagagacagcgagagagagcgagggagggagggagggagagagggagacagagacggagagacggagagagacagagagacagcaagagagagagagacagcaagagagagagagacagcaagagagagagacagcgagagagagagacagcgagagagagacagcgagagagagacagcgagagagagagagacagcgagagagagagacagagagagcgagggagggagggagggagggagggagagagagagacagagagagagagacagagagagagagagagacagagagagtagctACCCCACCTATAAATAATGAACAGTTGAACAGGGGGAGGGACCaagattgttttatttatttgaagGAGAGGAGCtcatcccctcacacacacacacacactgtatctcACCATGTGCAGGCTGCGACAGTCGACCAGAGCGGTGAGTTGATGAAGGCCAACCTCCGTAGAGTTCAATACAGTCTGAATCTGTTCCAGAGTCCCCTAGACAACCACAGCAGaggttacactcacagacacacacacacgcatgaacacccgcacaggcacacacacacactttcaagtACAAAAACAAACACACGTGAACatcagcacacacactcacacacacccctaccttgGTGTTGGGGTAATCCCGTATAGCTGACTGTAGGAGTTCTGCCACGTCATCTTGCATCTCAACCAGGGCTTTGTGACTGCCAGACAGcttctgcaacacacacacacacacacacacacacacacacacacacacacacacacacacacacacacacacacacacacacacacacacacacacacacacacac from Oncorhynchus keta strain PuntledgeMale-10-30-2019 unplaced genomic scaffold, Oket_V2 Un_contig_29424_pilon_pilon, whole genome shotgun sequence includes the following:
- the LOC118380486 gene encoding protein tweety homolog 3-like gives rise to the protein MTLTSTCVCFSPDILQYYLRCSSGQSNPFQHKLSGSHKALVEMQDDVAELLQSAIRDYPNTKGTLEQIQTVLNSTEVGLHQLTALVDCRSLHMDYVQALTGLCYDGVEGLIYLVLFSFVTALMFSSIVCSVPHTWQSKRTDDEDGEDESAAQGIRGAGPHDNLYRVHMPSLYSCGSSYGSEASIPATAHTVSNAPVTEYMTQNANFQTPRCENTPLIGRESPPPSVSAHFLVHTIPSTLCKCTLSSTHSTTVCPSEP